The Saimiri boliviensis isolate mSaiBol1 chromosome 19, mSaiBol1.pri, whole genome shotgun sequence genome contains the following window.
CCTCTAAATACCATTGACCTTAAGGCATCTCGGGCAGCCCGTCCATTAGAATCACCGGGGGAGTCTTTAAAGCTACGGATGctaggccccaccccagactaattaaataaaactctctgggggtggggcctgagcaTCAGTATTtctaaaagctccccaggtgattctaatgcacagcTAGGGATGAGAACCCAGCTTTAAGATTCCCAAGGGAAAAGCTGCCAATATGTTCCTTTGGGAATCTCAAAATTCTTAACAATCCTCACTATGAGGAAGTTCTGCCTCATTTCTTACCTGTCCTCATTTTGAGGAAATGAtgatggaggaaagaaaaagctgaaaaaaagcTCCCCTGGGGGACATCAGGTGAAGGAGTACCCCAGACTCTGCAGGGAGAATCCTGGGCTTATTCAAGTGTAAACTCACAGTAATGCTCCCTGCCCTGGCTTTGTCAGATACCCAAAACTGAGGCTGCCTTACTCACCTGCAGCAAACTGTAGGATGTTGTCTGGTCTTTTCAAAAAGATTTCTCTGGAAAACATGAAGGGATAGGATGGGAGGTAAAGCAGACTTTAAGGCAGGCTGTGCCTACTGCTTCAGGTCCTGTGCTTTCACATAGACGAACCGAGACACAACCATCTTGGCAGTTGATAAACCCACAGGTTTCTGACAAAACACCCTTTCATTCGTGATTTTCCTTCAACTCCATATCTAAGGCAAGGAGCAAAGCATCCTAAATGGCAATATCCTAGGATATTGCTTACATCACAAAAGAGTTGTGCTGCAGCCAAGTGGGGCTTGCCATTCCTTCAACAACCTTTtcagaattcatttatttatttatttgagacagggtctcacactgtcacccaccctggagtacagtggtgggatcaacctccctggctcaagagatcctcccatctccagcctctcaagtagctgggactacaggcatgtgccactgcgctggctaattttttttttttttttttgagacggagtttcgctcttgttacccaggctggagtgcaatggcgcgatctcggctcaccgcaacctccgcctcctgggttcaagcaattctcctgcctcagcctccagagtagctgggactacaggcacgcaccaccatgcccagctaattttttgtatttttagtagagatggggtttcaccatgttgaccaggatggtctcaatctcttgacctcgtgattcacccatcttggcctcccaaagtgctgggattataggcgtgagccaccgcgcccggcctgctggctaatttttttgtagcaacagggtcTTACTACGTGGCCCAGGTGGTTTCTaactcccaggtgcaagcgatcctcctgcctcagcctcccaaagtgctgtgtttacAGGAGTGGGCCAGGATACCCAGCCTCAACAACCATTTTCACTGAACCAGATCTCTGGCCAGGGGCAAGAAGCAAAGATGAAGAACATGCTGCCCAGTCCTTGAGGGGCCCACGAGTGGTGGGAGATACGCACCCTCACGATGTCCTGAGTAAGCTTAGCCGTGAATTCAAGGGCAGAGGGAGATACAATAAACAGAGCTAAAAGATGGACCTCAGATGGCTGTTGGCCCCTCAATCCAGAGAGGAGACACCTGCAGGGCCAGTGGCGCTGGAGAAATGAAAATGCCTTATATCGCACAGTTTTATGGTTCATAAAGTATGTTCACACATATTGCCTCACTTTACAAGAACCCTGTGAAACAGCAATtatttatgcccattttacatCCAAAGAAATCAAGCCTTCAAAAGATGAATGATTTGCCCAAGTTCACAAActtagtaaataaaacaaaaaggcccCAGGGTCGTGAGACTCCAATGTCAGTGCTCTCTACAATATGTTCTCTTGGCCAAggcctccccactccccaggaACCCCGCCCTCCTAAGCTTCGAGAATTTTGCCCCCCTTCTCCttcaattcattttttgtttttgagacggagtttcgatcttgttacccaggctggagtgcaatggtgcgatctcggctcaccgcaacctccgcctcctgggttcaggcaattctcctgcctcagcctcctgagtagctgggattacaggcacgtgccaccatgcccagctaattttttgtatttttagtagagacggggtttcaccatgttgaccaggatggtctcgatctctcgacctcgtgatccacccgcctcggcctcccaaagtgctgggattacaggcttgagccactgcgcccggccccttcaATTCATTTTGATCATTGTTGAGCACAAGTTACAAATACGTCATTGCAACTAGATATGAGGGAttgcttttttcaaaataaaaatatagcccTACCTCAAAGAACTTACAGGCAAGTAAAAAGGAACAGGTTAGTTTCCAAATGTCTAAGAGGCCAAGGAAGCTCTGGCCAGTGCTAAGGAGGGGTCTGAAACAGTGCTCTGGGAGATCAGAGTGGGGAGAGAGGTTACAGAGCGGGAAACCCCAACAGTCTTCACAGAGCAGTTGGCATTTGAGAGGACCCTTGAAGTTCACATTGGATTTCAGTCAGTGGGATGAGGGTTAAGGGACAAGAACATTCCAGATCCAGGGAAAGAACAAGAGCAAAAGGCCAGAAAGAGAAACTGTATGCTGAAGACTATGACTTCCTTGAGGGTAGGAAGTGGGTTGTAGACACCTTTTATCTCAAGTGCAAAGAGCACTCAAGAGGTATCTGTGCCTGAGCTCCATGGGGTCAGCGGAATGATCAGAAGTGTGGTCTGGCTGGAGTAAGGGAGGCATGCAGGGAGTAGTGGGAAACAGAAGAGGTTCTGCTATGgagggccttgaatgccaggGAGAGACATTTATACTCAATTCAAAAGACGATGGAAATAGACAAAATACGGTATAACACGtgatggaatattacacagcagtTAGAATGGAGGATCGAAAAGATGCTACAGAGCGAAAGGAACCAGGCACGAAAGAGCACACGTTGTAGAATTCCATTCacataaaatacaaaagctgGTAGAAGTCAGCACACTGGCTACTGTTTTAAGGGGAGTGACTGGGAGGGGCACAAAGGGTGTGAGGTGCTGGTAAGGTTCTATTTTGTCATCTGAAAACAACAGAACCATGTGTATTTTCAGCCTGTGAACGTTCATCCAGCTTAGGATATGTCATTTTTCAGCATATTTCAATAGAACGTTTAAAAACGAACCCAAAAAGGCAATGTCGTGGAACTACTGAAGATTTTTCCAGCCAAGCAGGGACATGATCACTGCTGTATTTGGGGAAAATTCACCTGCTGAggtatttacaaaaacagatgtCTAATAAAGACCTTATACAATTTCTTACCTGGCTATCATATCTGCAGCATAAAACCTGAGCTTTCTGGGTGCCTTAAAATAAATCAGATTcctactttttccatttttcagatcCAAAACTTAAGGTGTTAAGCGTTTGGTatgggccgggcaccgtggctcacgcctgtaatcccagcactttgggaggccaaggggggcggatcacgaggtcaagagatcaagaccatcctggccagcatggtgaaaccctgtcgctactaaaaaaatacaaaaattagctgggcgtggtgacgtgcacctgtagtcccagctactcaggaggctgaggcaggagaattgcttgaacccgagaggcagaggttgcagtgagccgagattgcgccactgcactccagcctggagcctggtgacagagcaagactctgtctcaaaaaaaaaaaaaaaaaaaaaaaaaaaaaaaaagagtttggtaCACTGCATTTGCCAGTATAGGCTGGAGAAGTGTGGCTGAATGCCATAAGTCATTAGGATCCAAAAAACCCAAGTGGGGAGTTTGCTTCCCACAAAGAACGCTTCAGAGTTTCTTTCGGCTTGAGATGAATCAAGAGCGGAGATCTGCGCAACAGACAAGGACAGGCACAGTGCTCAGGACTCTGCTCTcgcttctcccttcctcttttctcacAGGAAGGACCGTGTGAGGTGGCCAGCAGGGACAGAGGCTGACTCTGGTTCATCCTGGTACCAATCAAAGAAGACAATGAcgccaaacaaacaaaagtaaaccCTCAAACTTCAAGCACTAAACGCTCAAGCTCCACCCCGGAAAAGGGGTCAGGAGGATTTCAAGTAGAGTAGCTTTAGATACAGCAAAAAGAAAAGCCTGGTGGTGTAACTGGCCTTGACAGGAGCATGGTAAGAAAGGAAAGGTAGTATCTGGGTGTCCCCACAGCAGCCAGTCCCAGACACCCAGGCTGCTCCTGGAAACTGTTCCTAGACAAAGGGAGAGGCAACGCCATCCCTGAGAGGAGACTGAAACAACGCCTTCATTCACCTCCCCCAGCGTTCTAACCCTCTTGTCTGTAAGCAGTGCAAATATTGATTTAGTTCCAGCTTTCACCTTCTTTCCCCAGTCTCTCTGCTGGAACTGCTTCTAACCTGGAGTGCAAGGTCCCCAGGATAGGAACGATTATCAGCTTAATTCCCTTTAGAAGAAAAGatgcggccgggcgcagtggctcaagcctgtaatcctagcactttgggaggccgaggcgggtgaatcacgaggtcgagagatcgagaccatcctggtcaacacggtgaaaccccgtctctactaaaaatacaaaaaattagctgggcatggtggcgcgtgcctgtaatcccagctactcaggaggctgaggcaggagaattgcctgaacccaggaggcggaggttgcggtgagccgagatcgcgccattgcactccagcctgggtaacaagagcgaaactcggtctcaaaaaaaaaaaaaaaaaaaaaaaaaaaaaaaaaagatgcaaaaggtGATGGCCTGATCCTCAGGTCTGATATTGACAGAGGATTCCTAAACTATCTTTTGCCCAAGCCACATCCCTGGCCAACCTTCAGAACTGGAAAGGTTTCAgttttctgtctccttcccctATCTGCCCTCTGAGAATCTGCTGCcacttggagaaatgtctataaTATGAATAgtgagtttaaaaaatttttattttatgagacagaatcttgctctgtcacccaggctggagtgcagtgacacaatctgggctcgctgcaacctccgactcccgggttccagtgattctcctgcctcagcctccggagtagctgggattacaggcatgcaccaccattcccggctaatttttgtatttttagtagagacggggtttccccatgttggccaggcaggtctcaaacttctggcctcaagtgtaccaccctcctcagcctcccgaagtgctgggattacaggtatgagccaacgtGACTGCCAGGCCAACTTCTGAGAAGACAAAGGCAGGCCCTGCGTCTGGCTAAGCCCATAGCCCAGGGGGAAAATGGGGACGGAGTGCTTACAGCACAATACAATGGAAAAACCAGGGGTTTGAATCCTGGTTAAGCAACTTCGGGAAGGTACTTCACCTTTCTGAGCTTAAATTTactcacttgtaaaatgaaaatgacaataaGCTATCTTTTGTGGAGGTGCTGGGAGGATCAGCAAAAGTGTTCCAAGATGCCACACACGCGTGGGCACCGAGAACACAAACACGATTCCGCCAGCTCGGAGCTTTGGACCAGTAACTGAAGATGGAAGCGCAATTACAGTAGAGTGTGGTAAGTGCTAATGTAGGGAAACAGAACAGTGCCTGGAGATGGGTGCCATTACAAAATCTTGTCTATTTGTCTATAGCCAAACAGCATTTGAGATAGCGCTATTGTTTTCACCCACTGAtactctgtgtttttttcttaattgtctgCCTTTCATCCCATTAGGTTATGTTTCCATTCAAGCAAATGCCAGGTTGAAAGGAGGGTTGGAGGAAGGGAAGAACATATTCCAGGATCCGCTGGTAAATTGTCTTCTCTTCCCCAAGAAAAGAGTGGCTTCCGACCCTTGGAATTTCTCTAAAGTAATGTTTTCAGGTAGGGAAGGGCCGACCagacaactgatttttgttttaagttcgaCGAGTGATTTCGTTAAGCTCCTATGGTTGAGAACAGTGTTCTACACCCAGTGGCTGCCTCTTGGGTTTCTCAATGCCAAATTCCCTCTTCCAAGTGTCATAAGGTATATATTTATCCTTATGTCTTAAAAATAggcatatttttaagaatttaggGATAACTGAAGGAAACCTCTAGAGATAACTAAGAAAACTCCGGGTACCACAAATCCCAGAGCCTGGAAAACCACCTACCTGAAGAAACCACTTATAAGCCACTCTACTTCTTTGTGGGTCCTTAGATACTTTTCGTTAGCAATCCGAATCTGGATCTGGGGGGCAAGAGCAAAGGGTCACCTCCATGAGGGGACAGATTCAAGGTTCAGCCCTGGAGATGTGACAGGGCTGCGAGAAACAGGTGCGCATTTAACCCACGTCTTTCCCCAGGATGCTTGAGAGTTTAAGCCACCCATCTTCTTACAGGTAAAACATCATTCCGCCGCCTGATGTTCAGGCTGAGGGGTCTTAACTATGGTCGGATGTGACTGGCTGTAATTTCGGCCCATTTCAAAGGCCACGTCCCTGAGGTTGTTCTTCCTGCGCTCTAGATGCTCGTGGGGCTCTGCGCTGGGCCCAGAAGCCCAGAAGTCCGCCCGGGGTCTCCCCTGTGCCCTCCCCACTTTATAACAGGCTCCCGCTCCCCTTCTCGCGGGCGGCCCTCTTCTCAGTCTGGGGCCCTGGTACTGGGGAAGCTGCACTTTGGTGGACGCCGGGTAGGGGCGCTGGCGCACCCACCTTGAATTTTCTCAGCCGCTCCAGGTGAGCGGGGCTAAGCACCCATGGGTCGAGCAGCGGCTGCGGGTCCGAGGGCGTCGCCATCTTGCTGCGGTCGTCAAGGCGACGGGCCGCGGGCTGGCGAGGCCCCGCCCCAGACCCCGCCCCAGACCCCGCCCTGCCCGCAAGCCCGGCCCCTTCAGCGAAGCGGGGGCGAGGGGCTCAGGGAGCTGGGGGAAAGGGAAGGTCCTTAAAGGATCGCCTTTCCTGGATTGGAGGACTGATTTATGGACTTAATTGTATGCGGAATGAGCCCTTCTTGACCCCACCCAACCTCCGTTTTTTTTCTTAGCTCTAttgtaaaacaggaaaaaaaggtcTCCCAGAGTCTAGTTCCAGACACCCCCACCTGCACAGAAGCTAGAGGAAGCCTAGAACCTGGGAAAGAGAACCCAGGCTTCTTCCCTTCCCACTAGCCCAGAAGCCAACCCGTCCCTCTGTCCTGTAGGCATTAGACGTTGGAGCCGTGGATTCTTCAAACAACGTGGAAGCACCCCAgaacagagagagtgagagagtgagctGAGTTCTGCAAAGGAAGGAATGTTCTCTCCCGCTAAAGATGCTGGAAAGGACCCGGGGGACATTCTGCCAGAATTTCCCCTCTTGGACTGACTTTTTTGTGTAGATTAACTTTCTCTTCACCCTGGGCTCCTCacaaattctaaattattttcttccactccCAACTGAATACGGGAGGAGAAAGGGAATTCGATCTTCAAGATTTGTTCTTCTAGTATCTAATTAAGAAGAGAAAGTGAAACATAAAGCCAGAGAGCTGAAAATAGCCACGAGAAAGGGCATGAGCCTGTCTGTCAATACGCACATGCCGAGCTCCTAGCCTCGCAGAGATCGTGCTCAGCAGAGGCCTTCCGAGATGCAGGAGAAAAGAGGGAGGCTGTTTTTTCAGATTTGTGAACAACTGCCCCAAGGAGCAAGAAAATAGCATGAGAAACAAGCTCAGCATTCTGCCCCAGCTGTGGTGGGGTTGTCATTGGTCTGCCTCTGTCCTTTCCAGCAAAGactgaggaaaagaaagtattGGCAGTTCCCAAGCCAGGGAAAACCACAGGAAGTAAATTAGGTAGTGGGCTACAAGCCTCTTCCCAGGAACCCTATCTTGGTTAGAGATCATGTTGgttgcttctctttttttaggagagagagttaacagagtgagagagagacaggctgCCATCTGTcagaagtgacttttttttttttttttcccagcggGAGCAAGAGGTTAACCAGAGATAATGGTTCCTGTTGGCCAAGATCTGTCTCTTCTCCCTACACTCCCTCCAGAGAAGCTAATGGTGGTGGCCCTCCAGAGCTGTGCTAGCCAATACAGTCACCTCTAGCCACCTGTGGCTCtggaacacttgaaatgtggctgtaGGTGTTAAATGTGCAGCAAATGTAAACTACACACTGGATTTTGAAAGCTTAGTATAAAAAAAACTCATCAATAACATGTAATTGATTTACATGTTGAAATAGTATTTTTGATACATCAGGTTAAAAaacattgccgggcgcggtggctcaagcctgtaatcccagcactttgggaggccgaggcgggtggatcacgaggtcgagagatcgagaccatcctggtcaacatggtgaaaccccgtctctactaaaaatacaaaaaattagctggacatggtggcacgtgcctgtaatctcagctactcaggaggctgaggcaggagaattgcctgaacccaggaggcggaggttgcggtgagccgagatcgcgccattgcactccagcctgggtaacaagagcgaaactccgtctcaaaaaaacaaacaaacaaacaaaaaaaacatttattattaaaagtaatttcacttctttatttttgcttttttaatataGCTACTAGAAATTTTTTAACCATATATGTGGCTCATATTATATTAGACAATGCCAGAGCCTGGACCAGCAGacctacacacacaaacacacacagccaTGAACAGTGTTCTCTACCGCCCCACCTCCAAGTATAAAATGATTACTATCCTCCCTCTGTAAATCTATGATCTTCTTGTGCTTCAAAAATCAGTCAAGCCTTTCTTCACTGATCACATCCTATAGACCAAATACCCATATATGAGAGGggctactttatttatttatttatttttgagatggagtctcactctgttgcccagcctggagtgcagtggcacaatctcagctcactacaacctctgcctcccaggttcaagctatccctgcctcagcccccctagtagctgggattacaggcatgttccaccatgcccagctaatttttgcatttttaaagtagagacaggtttcgccatgttggccaggctggtcttgaactcctgacctcaggtgatccacccacctcagcctgctgaagttctgggattacaggcatgagccaccacgcccggccactttttattttttttaacagcgTCTCAGTACTCATTATTAAGTACTGTGttggcctgttttattttctacttgagGTGGAAGCCCCTTGAAGGCAGAAAGGTCATAGAATCAATTCTTTGTGCACTCTCATCAATTCTGCTGCAGATGTCTTCACTCTGTATTCAGTCAGTGAAGCCAGTTATTTGATGCCCACACATACCGCCACATTTTGCCCTTTCTGAAAAATATCCCAATCATCCGACATTTCTCATTTCCTAAGAATCTAAAACCAGGATCAGAGCTCTACCTTTATAAATTCAATAATCTTTGTATGTAGGGCAACCTAGCTTTGACTGCAGAGGAATAAAAAAGAGGGTGAGCTTGCAGGTGGTGGGCAGAGAAAGTAACTTGGAAGCCTCTCTCCCTCCTATACAGAAACTCCCCAGAATAGGCATCTGAGTCTCAGGGTTCCCCTGTCTTTACCTCACAGGACTCCCATCCCATGACCTGAAAGAACACCAGATATGTGTTCACAGACACTCAGCAAGGAGAGTCTGATGAGAGGTCCCACTCTTCTCCCCTAAACCCTGCCTCTTCTCTCAGACTGACACCTTCAATCCGGAGACCACAAACTAAGCAAAGGACTAGAGGCATTTTGCTGCCTGCAGCTGTCTCCCCAATAACTGACTGGGAGGAGGAGTGAGGGGAGTtcactttaattcatttttgcGAATGTTTAATATTTCAATTAATATGATTAGCCCCAAGGCTGAATGAGCAGCAGGGCGGCAGATCTGCTGAGAAGACATAGAGTAATGAGATCAACAGGGCCATAGGGTCTTCCCCTTCTCCATCCTCAGAGGGCATGATCTGTTTAGCATCTCCATAAATACCAAGATCAGATTAGAAGGCAAGGAAAGGAgcagtgggggtggggtaggTGAGTGGAAAGTTACTTTCAGGATGTGTTTGCCCTTTGTGAttccctggctctgccaccaCTCGTTTCTTCTGAGCACCCACCACTGAGTCCTGTAGCACCTACCCCCACTGCTACCCCATTTTAGGGGACCCTGCAGGGGGGGACCTGAGCATCCATGTGATGAAGTGTAATCAAGTCTACACCCACACACATTCCCTCAAATGCAAGCACCTGTGAGAGTGTGGCTCCAGGCCACAACAAAAAACCAGGCCAAGGAAAGATGAGAGGTGATAACAGAATCAAGCCAAAAAAAGAAGGGCTCTCTCTCACCCAGGGCTTAAATggagacagaagaggaaaaaaggccAGACTTTACCACTGCCCCCATTCC
Protein-coding sequences here:
- the RIIAD1 gene encoding RIIa domain-containing protein 1 translates to MATPSDPQPLLDPWVLSPAHLERLRKFKIQIRIANEKYLRTHKEVEWLISGFFREIFLKRPDNILQFAADYFTDPRLPNKIHMQLIKDKRVA